The following nucleotide sequence is from Mangifera indica cultivar Alphonso chromosome 1, CATAS_Mindica_2.1, whole genome shotgun sequence.
CCAGTATGAATACCCCTATCACTGCTATTATAAGACAAGGACAAGGACGGGGTGACAAATACAATCAAAGCATGTTTGCAGGTTACAATGCTAAACGATATGGCTCTAATTAGATTCAGGTAGATTTGTatttatttccctttttcaaaattaatgaatggAGGCACCATTTCacataatatttgaatatttttgagTAACATTGAAAAACTTTCCAAAATTATACTTAGTGATGTAAAAACCAAAGGCTGCTAAACAGATATTAGATGCAGCCTGCGGAGAGTAGTGAAGAAGGAAAACTTGGTTTCAAGTGGTAGTGTTTGGCTAAAGTGATATAACAGGAGGTGGTTGTGTGAAAAGGCAGTGTTGTGGCATCTTATCAGTAAGCAGTCAGCATCTTGGTGAAGGACTGACTAAAACAATACTTATAatcaattagtaaaaataaatgaatctAACTAAATGTcccaaataatcaaataaatgcAAATCTTTAAGTGATTGATATGTTACATGACATAAACGATACCACTAAAGCTAACAAAGAATGCAAAATCATGTTACTGGACTTACCCCGCTCACACAATGCATGCCAAAAATAGTATCTAgaataaacataaacaaaagaaGTTACAtgcataataaactaaaatgaaCAATGTTCTTTCTAATGATACTTAGTTTCCAtttgtttgtttcttgattGGTATTATACTATAATGCACATTTAGGAATCAAATGATCAACAGTAAAATTCAAAATGAGTGGACCTTGATCAAAGAATCCTACCTTGCTGCTGGTTCAGTAAAACTCCTGCCAGGCTGCTTTTGCCGAAGGACATGCAGGTCTCCACCAGGGCAGTATTCCATAACAAGACAAGATAAATTATCTGATGTAAACTGGGCATATAGTGTAGGGAGAAAAGGATGATCGAGCATTCTCAATATTTCTCTTTCGGCTTGGGCCCTTGGCAACTTCTTCCTTCTTGCTAAAAAGTCATTGTCCATAACCTTTATAGCAAATAAGCAACTTGTTCCAATTAGCTCAGCCAGATACACAGTCCCTATATCTCCACAACCAAGCTTCTGTAAGAGATTGAAATGTCTTAACCCTAAGGCTGCCTGCTGCATCCTAACATGCTGGATTGCTTCCCACCTTGCATCTTTAGACATGTGAGGCCGATTACCACAACTGGAACGGCTTAAATTGCTATCATAACTGTTGCTTGTACTACTACTATATTCACCAAGGCTACTTTTAGAACTCTGGGAAAATTCTCCcttttctcttgattttgtGATCTTTTTTGCTTTCACAACTACAGCATTGCTTCCATTACTGTTATCCACAGTAAAGTCCAGTTCACTTGTAAAGGTTTCTGCATTAATGGACCCAACTTCAGCAGTACTGCCCACCAAGTTGGACACTGAAGAATCTTGATCGATTAGATTACTTGCATTCTTTAGAGCACACTGGCATCTCTGGCACACCAATTGAGTGGTACTAGGGTCCAAGTCCCTTTTAACTTCATTCTGTGTATTAGAACTGGGAGCAACTGAAGTTGAATCTCGTTTTGCTTTCTTCTTAATAGAACTCTTGTTCCTGAGGGCTGGTTTAGCCATACGGGTAGTATTTCTTGTTAGCTTGCTTACCCTATTGCCATCAATTGAGCCTGAAGAAGGTACAACACGAAGCCTGCCTATCCTCCCCAATTTTACTGCCGATGCTCTGTTTGCTGATTTGGTTGGGCCTGTATCCTTTTTCTCTGACTCATGCTTGTCAAcagtactagaaaataaagaagattCAGGTGCATGCTTCTCTTTCTGTgttatttctgtttttataGCTTGAGTTCCAATTTTGTTTGATGCAGAAACAATTTCATCATGCACCAATGTGGTCTTGGGACTATTTTTAGTTGGAATGGCAAATCGAGGAGAATGAGCAGTCTGGCTAGACCCAATACTATTGTTTGTCGTGGGAATGGCAAACCTAGGTGAAGATCGAGCACTGTATTTGGTCTCTGTAGTGTTCTGCACTGTCAAAACAGCAGACCGAGGTGAAGAATGAGCACTTCGGGTATTCCCTGTAGCATTTTGCATGGTTGGAGCAGTTAACCGAGGAGAAGGATAACCACTTTGGTTTGAAGTTTTTATCTTCAGCAATTGAGTTGCCTGTGGTACCATCCAAGCAGAAGTTGATGGGCTATCTTCTGGCACCAGAGATATTTCAAGCATACTCCCCTTAGCTTCATCTAGATGATGGCCAGATCCACTGGCAGCTTCAACTACCTTTGCATTGTACAAGCTCTTTATCCTAATGGCTTCTGATACCCCTGGAGAACCAGATGATTTTGAAAGTCGTTTCATAGCAGCCATTTCAGACGCCTTAGTGATGCAAAGTTCCCTTAATGCCTGCTTCAGAGAGACTGATTCTGAAGTTCCAATTCGCGGTGATTGGGGTACACTAATTGGTTTCTTCAAAGCATTTTTTCGCAATGGGCTTGCACTTGTCCCTACATCAGGCGAAAAACCTGAACCCTTGGATGAAGTTCTAAGACTGATAGCCTCAAAAAGCTGATTAATATCATCTTCTAGAGATTCCTTGTATGCCAATTTCAGCACAGGAAGCTTCCGATCGTTGTCAACTGCAGTTGATCCAGGGTTTGGCTGGTAAGTTCTTTGAGAACGCTGAATTGAATTCACCTCTTCCCCTGCTTCCACAATTTCACAAGTACCCCGAAATGAACCCATTGACAGGTTACTTGCACCTCACTAATTCACTTGAACACAGTAAACAGAGAAAAAGTAGGATGTTCCTTGCAAGTTTATTCTAATTCAGTTATCAGGAATTTCATAGATCTGAATCCATGGCGCATATCCTCTGGAATTTCTTTGATACATGAATTCAAAAGCTCATACTATCAATCAAAACCGTAATTTCAGACCAAAATGCAACACCTAAACCTGACATAATCACGAAAATTTAAAAGCATCAGCtaaaccaataaataaataaaaaaagcaagTCAAAATATGATTATTCCACTGTCTTGCCAGAGGAGCAAGGAATCCACTTACAACTTAAAGAACCTAAGAGCAAACtgagaagaaaaaattcaaaattgcaAGCATAATGGTTCACTACTTCTCGTAGTTCAAGCCACGCCACAAAGTTAAAACTTCTCAAAGTCTTACATTTACTTAGAGATACAAAGAATCTAATTAAGCTTTAAGCTTCGATCATCCCCAGAATTTCTTGACTAATTACGATATAATCAACacgaaagaaaaaaatgtccTCTTTCATGAAAGAGCAAAACCCAACTGCCAGTTATTTGCATATTTTATCTCACTTAAACCTAGATCACTTCCAAGCAAGCTATaactaaaaacaaagaaaacaaaaatacaacaaaatagCAAAACtagcttgaaaaaaaaaaaaagttaaagataaaacaaaataccGAGTTTCTCcacagtaaaaataaaatgcgCAGAAAGTTGGTAGATCCCAAAATACAAAGCTGTACACAAATGCAAAAACAGCTACAAGAGTAAAACGAGATCCAAAATAGAAATGCGGCAACAACCTGAAGAAACAGGCAGCGGTGGAGGAGGCAAAAGGAGGGAGATTTGAGAGTCAAGGGTGATGAAATGAGTCAGATTCaatattgaaaaaccctagggACTacaagagagagaagaagaccAAAAAGACAAACATGTATAACGTATTATGAAATGTATGTATGATgtatttctttactttttttcaatttcGGTTCTGTTtgttttgaagaagaagaaggaggtGGGCCTCACGTAAGTGGAAACAGACAAAC
It contains:
- the LOC123225069 gene encoding serine/threonine-protein kinase D6PKL1 — protein: MGSFRGTCEIVEAGEEVNSIQRSQRTYQPNPGSTAVDNDRKLPVLKLAYKESLEDDINQLFEAISLRTSSKGSGFSPDVGTSASPLRKNALKKPISVPQSPRIGTSESVSLKQALRELCITKASEMAAMKRLSKSSGSPGVSEAIRIKSLYNAKVVEAASGSGHHLDEAKGSMLEISLVPEDSPSTSAWMVPQATQLLKIKTSNQSGYPSPRLTAPTMQNATGNTRSAHSSPRSAVLTVQNTTETKYSARSSPRFAIPTTNNSIGSSQTAHSPRFAIPTKNSPKTTLVHDEIVSASNKIGTQAIKTEITQKEKHAPESSLFSSTVDKHESEKKDTGPTKSANRASAVKLGRIGRLRVVPSSGSIDGNRVSKLTRNTTRMAKPALRNKSSIKKKAKRDSTSVAPSSNTQNEVKRDLDPSTTQLVCQRCQCALKNASNLIDQDSSVSNLVGSTAEVGSINAETFTSELDFTVDNSNGSNAVVVKAKKITKSREKGEFSQSSKSSLGEYSSSTSNSYDSNLSRSSCGNRPHMSKDARWEAIQHVRMQQAALGLRHFNLLQKLGCGDIGTVYLAELIGTSCLFAIKVMDNDFLARRKKLPRAQAEREILRMLDHPFLPTLYAQFTSDNLSCLVMEYCPGGDLHVLRQKQPGRSFTEPAARFYVAEVLLALEYLHMLGVIYRDLKPENILVREDGHIMLTDFDLSLRCSVNPTLLKSSSTNMDPARLSGPCTESNCIQPFCIGPKCQVPCFSPRFLPATAKRRKSKDDPVAQIRSLPQLVAEPTDARSNSFVGTHEYLAPEIIKGEGHGAAVDWWTFGIFLYELLYGKTPFKGPMNEETLANVVFQSLRFPDSPLVSFQARDLIRGLLVKEPENRLGSQKGAAEIKQHPFFEGLNWALIRCAIPPELPEFYDFGVPSLVSEKSKYLECNATGEHLEFELF